Proteins encoded by one window of Cyanobium sp. NS01:
- the ndhO gene encoding NAD(P)H-quinone oxidoreductase subunit O — protein MADTPSTAQPPLKKGSLVRVNSEAYGRSAEAAASAPQPPAYILKGPGEVLVVKGDYAQLRWHRPVPDVWLPLAVLEAFPG, from the coding sequence ATGGCCGACACGCCCTCCACCGCCCAGCCCCCCCTGAAGAAGGGCAGCCTGGTGCGGGTGAACAGCGAGGCCTATGGCCGCAGTGCCGAGGCCGCCGCCAGTGCCCCCCAGCCCCCCGCCTACATCCTCAAAGGGCCTGGCGAAGTGCTGGTGGTGAAGGGGGACTATGCCCAACTGCGCTGGCATCGTCCCGTTCCGGATGTGTGGCTTCCCCTCGCCGTCCTGGAGGCGTTCCCAGGCTGA
- a CDS encoding TIGR01777 family oxidoreductase: MRLLLLGCSGFVGLELVPYLLELGHTLTLVSRRSDPFHVLASDRLCSLQLDPADPASWQSPALLEALAGAEGVVNLAGEPIAEKRWTPAHRSLLMRSRSRTTELLVQAMAALQAPPRVLVNASAVGYYGSSLEQRFTEESPAGSDYLAEICSRWETAAARCPDASRLVILRIGIVLGADGGALAKMLPVFRMGFGGPVGSGRQWMSWIHRHDLCRLVATALEDDRWRGTYNAVAPQPVRMAAFASALGKVLGRPSLLPVPGPILQLLLGDGAQVVLEGQQVAPERLQVEGFTFQYPELDAALAAATSSALH, encoded by the coding sequence GTGCGTCTCCTGTTACTGGGTTGCTCCGGATTCGTGGGGCTGGAGTTGGTGCCCTACCTGCTGGAACTGGGTCACACGCTCACCCTGGTGAGTCGCCGCAGCGACCCCTTCCATGTCCTGGCCAGTGATCGGCTGTGCAGTCTGCAGCTCGATCCAGCCGACCCTGCCAGCTGGCAGAGCCCGGCCCTGCTTGAGGCCCTGGCCGGCGCCGAAGGCGTGGTGAATCTAGCTGGGGAGCCCATTGCCGAGAAGCGCTGGACTCCGGCCCATCGCAGCCTGCTGATGCGCAGCCGCAGCCGCACCACCGAGCTGCTGGTGCAGGCGATGGCAGCGCTGCAGGCGCCGCCGCGGGTGCTGGTGAATGCCTCCGCGGTGGGGTACTACGGCAGCAGCCTCGAGCAGCGCTTCACGGAGGAGAGCCCGGCCGGCAGCGATTACCTGGCCGAGATCTGCAGCCGTTGGGAGACGGCGGCGGCCCGCTGTCCGGACGCCTCTCGCCTGGTGATTCTGCGGATCGGCATCGTGCTCGGTGCCGATGGGGGTGCCCTGGCCAAGATGCTGCCCGTCTTCCGCATGGGCTTCGGCGGGCCCGTGGGCAGCGGCCGCCAGTGGATGAGCTGGATCCACCGCCACGACCTGTGTCGGCTGGTGGCCACCGCCCTGGAAGACGATCGCTGGCGGGGCACGTACAACGCCGTGGCGCCCCAGCCGGTGCGCATGGCGGCGTTCGCCTCCGCCCTGGGCAAGGTGCTGGGGCGCCCCAGCCTGCTGCCGGTGCCGGGGCCGATCCTCCAGCTGCTGCTGGGGGATGGGGCCCAGGTGGTGCTGGAGGGTCAGCAGGTGGCGCCCGAGCGGCTCCAGGTCGAGGGCTTCACCTTCCAGTACCCCGAGCTCGACGCTGCGCTTGCTGCTGCCACCAGCTCAGCACTCCACTGA
- a CDS encoding lipid-A-disaccharide synthase-related protein — MARVLLLSNGHGEDLSGALVGAALMARGVAVEALPLVGHGSAYRQRGIAVLGPTREFRTGGLGFTSFHGQLSELLGGQVAHVVASLLRLMRRRGRYQLVVAVGDLVAVLGAWLGGCRCAVYLVAYSSHYEGKLRLPWPCGWLLRRRRVSRIWSRDALTASDLSQQLRRPVDFLGNPFLDAAVEPALARTTAPRQLCMALLPGSRMPEAGANLELMLRLLALLPQALHQPGSLQLRAVLVKSLDAATVRQRAAAHGWRARAHDRLERGGLELELSWSGAGAALARADLVLAMAGTATEQAVGLGKPVLQLVGQGPQFTDGFAEAQRRLLGAGVHCASGEPGTSMTLEATARLAWALMAELADPATGPELRGRLARTAQERIGAPGGTERLAAAIMELLPPVDVRSATQEPVQPRG; from the coding sequence GTGGCTCGCGTGCTGCTGCTGAGCAATGGCCATGGCGAAGATCTCAGTGGTGCCCTCGTGGGAGCGGCCCTGATGGCCAGAGGCGTGGCGGTGGAGGCGTTGCCCCTGGTGGGGCATGGCAGCGCCTACCGCCAGCGGGGCATCGCCGTGCTGGGGCCCACGCGGGAGTTCCGCACCGGGGGGCTGGGCTTCACCAGCTTCCATGGCCAGCTCAGCGAGCTGCTCGGTGGCCAGGTGGCCCACGTGGTGGCCAGCCTGCTGCGGCTGATGCGACGGCGGGGCCGCTATCAGCTGGTGGTCGCCGTCGGCGACCTGGTGGCGGTGCTGGGGGCCTGGCTGGGCGGCTGTCGCTGCGCCGTGTACCTGGTGGCCTACTCCAGTCACTACGAGGGAAAGCTGCGGCTTCCCTGGCCCTGCGGCTGGCTGCTGCGGCGTCGCCGTGTCAGCCGGATCTGGAGCCGCGATGCGCTCACCGCCAGCGACCTCAGCCAGCAGCTGCGGCGGCCGGTGGACTTTCTGGGCAATCCCTTTCTCGATGCCGCCGTCGAGCCCGCGCTGGCGAGGACCACCGCCCCACGGCAGCTCTGCATGGCCCTGCTGCCGGGCAGCCGGATGCCTGAAGCCGGCGCGAACCTGGAGCTGATGCTGCGCCTGCTGGCCCTGCTGCCCCAGGCCCTGCACCAACCGGGCAGCCTGCAGCTACGGGCCGTGCTGGTGAAGTCCCTCGATGCCGCCACGGTGCGGCAGCGGGCCGCCGCCCATGGCTGGCGCGCACGGGCCCACGACCGCCTGGAGCGCGGCGGTCTGGAGCTGGAACTCAGCTGGTCGGGGGCCGGGGCCGCCCTGGCCCGGGCCGATCTGGTGCTGGCCATGGCGGGCACGGCCACCGAACAGGCGGTGGGGCTGGGCAAGCCGGTGCTGCAGCTGGTGGGGCAGGGCCCCCAGTTCACCGACGGTTTCGCAGAAGCCCAGCGGCGGCTGCTCGGGGCTGGGGTGCATTGCGCCAGCGGCGAGCCCGGCACGAGCATGACCCTGGAGGCCACAGCCCGCCTCGCCTGGGCCCTGATGGCCGAACTGGCCGATCCGGCAACGGGGCCGGAGCTGCGGGGCCGGCTGGCCCGCACGGCCCAGGAGCGGATCGGCGCTCCGGGGGGCACCGAACGGCTGGCGGCAGCGATCATGGAGCTGTTGCCCCCAGTCGATGTCAGATCAGCCACCCAGGAGCCTGTCCAGCCCAGGGGCTGA
- a CDS encoding M48 family metallopeptidase: protein MSASSAESSPATSQFDAAIARYNAGTDPAELLDAFEAITAQAPRQSAGFTCLAWLQLLTDQPEPALRTARTAVRLNPQDPQARINLSLAMLETGTKGVREHIGMVQRLMAMAPELAAELQESMADGLKRKPGWAAMLKVQAWLNG, encoded by the coding sequence ATGTCGGCCAGTTCCGCCGAGAGCAGCCCAGCCACCTCGCAGTTCGACGCCGCCATCGCCCGGTACAACGCCGGCACCGATCCGGCCGAACTGCTCGACGCCTTTGAGGCGATCACCGCTCAGGCCCCCCGCCAGTCGGCGGGATTCACCTGCCTGGCCTGGCTGCAGCTGCTCACCGACCAGCCGGAGCCGGCCCTGCGCACGGCCCGCACGGCGGTGCGGCTCAACCCCCAGGATCCCCAGGCCCGCATCAACCTGAGCCTGGCCATGCTCGAAACCGGCACCAAGGGGGTGCGGGAGCACATCGGCATGGTGCAGCGGCTGATGGCCATGGCACCGGAGCTTGCCGCCGAGCTGCAGGAGTCGATGGCCGACGGCCTCAAACGCAAGCCCGGCTGGGCCGCCATGCTGAAGGTGCAGGCCTGGTTGAACGGTTGA
- a CDS encoding iron-sulfur cluster assembly accessory protein encodes MSTETAASPVAQSPAAPSPVATFTARDGKGILVTEPAMKQLGSLISQQGEGRALRVGVRSGGCSGMSYTMDFIGPDAIRPDDEIYTYEPAGAPSFQVVCDPKSLLYIYGMQLDFSSALIGGGFNFTNPNASQTCGCGSSFAV; translated from the coding sequence ATGAGCACCGAAACCGCCGCCAGCCCCGTTGCCCAGAGCCCGGCCGCGCCGAGCCCCGTGGCCACCTTCACGGCCCGGGACGGCAAGGGCATCCTGGTCACCGAGCCCGCCATGAAGCAGCTGGGCAGCCTGATCAGCCAGCAGGGCGAGGGCAGGGCGCTGCGGGTGGGGGTGCGCTCAGGCGGCTGCAGCGGCATGAGCTACACCATGGATTTCATCGGCCCCGACGCCATCCGCCCCGACGACGAGATCTACACCTACGAGCCCGCAGGAGCCCCCAGCTTCCAGGTGGTCTGCGACCCCAAAAGCCTGCTGTACATCTACGGCATGCAGCTCGACTTCTCCAGCGCCCTGATCGGCGGCGGCTTCAACTTCACCAACCCGAACGCCAGTCAGACCTGCGGCTGTGGCAGCTCCTTCGCGGTCTGA
- the zds gene encoding 9,9'-di-cis-zeta-carotene desaturase, whose amino-acid sequence MQVAIVGAGLAGLAAAVDLVDAGHQVDLYEARPFMGGKVGSWVDEGGNHIEMGLHVFFFNYANLFALMRKVGAIDNLLPKQHTHLFVNAGGDLRELDFRFALGAPFNGLKAFFTTPQLDWIDKLRNALALGTSPIVRGLVDYDGAMGVIRDLDRISFEQWFLGHGGSRRSIERMWNPIAYALGFIDCEAISARCMLTIFMMFASKTEASKLNLLKGSPHRWLTGPILDYITRRGGRLHLRHRVTELHYEESPDPDAPGSSGSPVIRVSGLTLGTPEGERRVQADAYLAACDVPGIQRMLPQPWRRFSQFDNIYKLEAVPVATVQLRYDGWITELGDSPANNDARADLDHPAGLDNLLYTADADFSCFADLALASPEDYRKEGLGSLLQCVLTPGDPWIPRKSEDIVAATDAQVRRLFPSAQSLNLVWSNVVKLAQSLYREAPGMEPYRPSQRTPVANFFLAGSYTRQDYIDSMEGATMSGRLAAAAILDRPVQLAAQGSGPLQPLTASPRR is encoded by the coding sequence GTGCAGGTCGCCATAGTGGGAGCGGGTCTGGCGGGTCTGGCGGCGGCGGTGGATCTCGTGGATGCCGGCCATCAGGTGGATCTCTACGAGGCCAGGCCCTTCATGGGCGGCAAGGTGGGCAGCTGGGTGGATGAGGGTGGCAACCACATCGAGATGGGGCTGCATGTGTTCTTTTTCAATTACGCCAACCTGTTCGCCCTGATGCGCAAGGTGGGGGCGATCGACAACCTCCTGCCCAAGCAGCACACCCACCTGTTCGTGAATGCCGGCGGCGATCTGCGCGAGCTGGATTTCCGCTTTGCCCTGGGAGCCCCCTTCAACGGTCTCAAGGCCTTCTTCACCACGCCCCAGCTCGACTGGATCGACAAACTGCGCAATGCCCTGGCCCTGGGCACGAGCCCGATCGTGCGCGGCCTCGTGGACTACGACGGGGCGATGGGGGTGATCCGCGATCTGGATCGCATCAGCTTCGAGCAGTGGTTTCTGGGCCATGGCGGCAGCCGCCGCAGCATCGAGCGCATGTGGAACCCGATTGCCTATGCCCTCGGGTTCATCGACTGCGAGGCGATCTCGGCGCGCTGCATGCTCACCATCTTCATGATGTTTGCCTCCAAGACGGAGGCCTCCAAGCTCAACCTGCTGAAGGGCTCACCCCACCGCTGGCTCACCGGCCCGATCCTCGACTACATCACCAGGCGCGGAGGACGCCTGCACCTCCGACACCGCGTCACCGAGCTGCACTACGAGGAGTCCCCCGACCCAGACGCACCTGGCTCCAGCGGGTCGCCAGTGATCCGGGTGAGCGGCCTCACCCTTGGGACACCCGAGGGCGAGCGGCGGGTTCAGGCTGACGCCTACCTGGCCGCCTGTGATGTGCCGGGCATTCAGCGCATGCTGCCCCAGCCCTGGCGCCGCTTTTCCCAGTTCGACAACATCTACAAGCTGGAGGCGGTGCCAGTGGCCACGGTGCAACTCCGCTACGACGGCTGGATCACCGAGCTCGGGGACAGCCCGGCGAACAACGACGCCCGCGCTGACCTCGACCATCCGGCGGGCCTCGACAATCTCCTCTACACGGCGGATGCGGATTTCAGTTGTTTCGCCGATCTGGCCCTCGCCAGCCCCGAGGACTACCGCAAGGAGGGGCTCGGCTCGCTGCTGCAGTGCGTGCTCACCCCCGGCGATCCCTGGATCCCCCGCAAGAGCGAGGACATCGTGGCCGCCACCGACGCCCAAGTGCGCCGCCTCTTCCCCTCAGCCCAGTCCTTGAATCTGGTGTGGAGCAATGTGGTGAAACTGGCCCAGTCGCTCTATCGCGAGGCGCCGGGCATGGAGCCCTATCGGCCCAGCCAGCGCACGCCCGTGGCCAATTTCTTCCTGGCGGGAAGCTACACCCGTCAGGACTACATCGATTCGATGGAAGGTGCCACGATGAGCGGCCGTCTTGCGGCGGCGGCGATCCTGGATCGCCCCGTCCAACTGGCTGCCCAGGGCTCCGGCCCCCTCCAGCCTCTCACCGCCTCCCCCCGGCGATGA